Part of the Pseudorasbora parva isolate DD20220531a chromosome 13, ASM2467924v1, whole genome shotgun sequence genome is shown below.
agaaatttGCATATAGAAATcttgaaatgtccacttttaaacgaaacgattcgaagatatttaattaagcgAAGTGCAGTGTTCACGCGAGCAGCTCTTGACACAGAGCGTTTCTGTTCAGAATGCTGCGCTTCATCACTGCACGAGCTGTGACTTTAACGCACATTTTTAgactaatcctgacttgtgcaactttgtagcctacacatttgtttcttagttgttgtattagttcttactttgctaaaaaaatatatagaatttctgattatagcataggtttctgcccacccaattagactagtaaagtagtctaatgattaaaaaaacacaaacgctTGATCAAGGCCTACCCGGCCCAAGGATAGTGCCGGGAAATCTCGGCCCGGCCCCCAGGTCGGTTCGGGTCAggttcgggctcgggctcaGGCAGAGAATCTCAACTCtaacctccgttcatcttcggaacacaaatgaagatattttgttgaaatctgatggctcagacaggccttcattgacaccaatgtcatttcctctctcaagacccataaagggcACCAAAGactttgttacaaagtccatctctacagtgttctacaataattttatgaagtgatgagaatagtttttgcgCGCAACAAACCCCACTAAATAACGAATTATATattgatggccgatttcaaaacactgcttcctgaGGCTTCGGagcattatgaatcagtgtatcgaatcagcTGTTCAGATTgccaaagtcatgtgatttcagcagtttgccggTGTGACacatgatccgaatcatgatacATTGATTCATAAAGTTTCAAAGCTTCAGGAAGCGGTGTTTTGAAAACGGCTATCACTatttaagttttgtttttttgttttttgtttcgcacaaaaactattcttgtcacttcataaaatgactaaaaccactgtagtgagatggactttttaacgacgtctttagtaccttttatgttgcgtgacgtggtcatactcaattctagtaaAATTATGAGTCTGattctgctccattgggctgtgattatggggcatgttccaaccgaaccaggaaagacatcaattggatagacctacaaccaatcagagcaacgaagcgatgcataaagttagttgtcaaatgtcaatagAATGCAACTGCAATGTAAGTCTGCTGttttcccgcgggttgttttccatgtctgcgGTTTGAAgcaacctcaattatgtgatatatagacccaggaatgcgaattttagcaggaccttgccaaaataacacacattttaccccctaaacgatattttttcccaaagaaacccccccccccccaaccctGTTTGCACGCACACTGTAAGTAACGTTAGAAGAaaaagatgagtgtaaacgatctttgccggtgttgtgaaaaaaagaatgtaaggatacacagagtacttaccaacatgatcataatttctgagagaaatagtgaaggtgaatgaatatacgaacaagttctccatTTGATGACGTTACATTATGGTTTATCATCTGTCTATCATCGTCTAAAGGCCGCCCTGACAATTTCTTGctaccttttatgggtcttgagagaggaaattacattggtgtcaatggaggcctttctgaggcataggatttcagcaaaaatatctTGTGCCGacgatgaatggaggtcttacgggtctggcACGGCATGAGGATGAGGAATtagtgacagaattttaattttttggtgaactaaccctttaaggaaccCGTGTTTCTCACTCAGAATGACAAGAAGGCCATAAGCAAACTGTCAAAccagatgcaaataaaatacaaatagtcATGTTATGATAATTATAATTCCGTTAAGCAACTGACTGTCAAGCTCTTTCTCTTAAAATAAACTCAGAAATGTTTTAGCAATTAAATAGGTATAATTggtataaataatgttataccAATTCATGCTTGTTGACCAGTCCATAACATTCAAAAGGTATAAAGTTGTCTTTTGTATTTTCTTGCCACTCTTTGGCCTGCAAGCAAAAACGGGGCCCAGGGTTTAAGTACGCATCCAACCTGCCAGGGTCCCTGTTGAGGGAGCAAAAAGTAGGACGTGACGGTAGGGAGGAAGGGGAACAGACATCAACAGGTGCGCCATCCATTAAGAGGAAGAGTGAGAGGGAGGAAACTCCCAGACTGAAGACTGAAGATCTGCCCTCGCGCCTACCCCCACTCTTGACCCCCAGTGGCCTGCCAAGGCCACGATCGGAAGTGCCCAACTTCTtgaggaagaagaggaagttatttgatgatgatgaagaggaagaggaggctAGTGCTAAAAAGAAGGTAACATTTACACAGACAACCATTATTTGCATAAACATATCTCCTGTATGTTTTCATTTATTAACGTTGTTGACATAATTTTTAGCCCAAGAAACCCTGGAGGCCTGAAGAGACTTTGATTCCCAAACTCTCTCACATGAAGACAGAAGAGGACGAAGACAACTCTGATgaggaggaagagaggcaggagaAGCGAGAACCGCCTCGCCGTTCATTTAAGAAAGACTACAGCACAGTGAGAAAAGAGGAAGAGCATGAAGAAGAGAGACGGGAGGAGAGAGATTCACCTTTCAGGTCCCTAAAGGAGTTTAACATCCTAAGGAAAGAAGAAGgccaagaagaagaaaaagaggaagatgatgaggaagaggaggaggagaataATGGCAAACGAGGCAGGGACAGCAGCCCTGTACTGAAGAATCATTCTTTAGCGCTTGAGAGTGACGCGTCACGGTGCAGCTCCCCAAGGGCAGGGCCGAGCAGCGAAGGCAGTGAGACGCAAGAAAAGGCACCACGCGCTCGGGCGAGGCGACACCGGCGTAAACCCCCTAACCGCCAGCTCAGCGCAGAACTCAGCAAGCAGCTTAACATGGAGATCCGTCGCACAGAGCATTCACTGGCCAATGAGAACCAGCAGCCCCTCAAGAGTGAACCCGAGGACAGCGAGAACGAGGAACCAAAGAGAGGCTTACGGAACGGGACTACAGGGAACGGAGGAGGAGGCGGAGGAGTAGAAAGGGGAGCAGGCGGAGAGGGAGGAGGGGAGCGGCCACACTTACGAGCAAGGGAGATGAATGGGACATCTTGGGAGCTGCGCCACTTCTACCCTCCTCAGATCACCCCACTTGGCTTGAACCGCAGTTCACCTACAGTCAGACCACTTCCTGCACGTTCCCCTCCCAAGTGTGTTCAGATGGAGCGGCATGTGATCCGGCCACCTCCAATTTGCCCCCCACCTGATAGGCTACCACAAGCTGATGGGCGTAATCACATAGCTCCCAGAGAAGCATGGTTGGCTATCTTCAGTCACTTGAGCCATCGTGAACTTTGCGTGTGCATGCGCGTGTGCCGGACGTGGAATCGCTGGTAAGAAAGACTTAAAGGCTGGTTTACACTTTAAACTTGGGACTTATCTCTGGAGCTTGTCCAAATGCCACCCTCAACTCTTTCGGCCCTTTTCAATTAGTTTACACTTTGGTGACATAATGTTGCAAGGACTGTTGAGTAGTACAGTGTTTCCCAACTCTGTTTCATTATCAAACTCTCCctatttaaacacacatttgTAACTCATTAGCTTATTAATAGGGACTCCAAAGCTGcatttccaccgcaggaactttccccaggaactaggatctttggggtggtactcggtgtgttttgacCACAGGAACTAGGGTCTAAataaagttccgggtaaatatttccccctccaaacagcCCTGCtagcgaggtagtactttttcaaagttcaggaactttcaagGGTGGGTCTTCTAGGGTGGTGCTGAACATGCTTATTGGTTGAGCTCActcagcattttatttcaaccggcgtTTTTAAAAGTCTTCTGTCTGATGGCACGCGTTCATCTCGGCCATCTCATGGTCAATGTCTGTAATAGATAATTACATAAATCAATGGGGTATCAATGACCAATTGTTCCAGGTAATTTaggtggaaacggggctcaaGACATGAAATGTATGGATCACATAAGGAAACATCCAAAATATGCACTGTTGTTGTGCCTCCAGGAACAGGGTTGAGAAATATTGGGATAGTATAATGCCATTTTCACTATGAACTGAAAAATTGGATACCCTACAGCAGGGGTGTCCATTATTTCTTGGAAATGGTCACATTCCTGCAGAGTTGAGCTTGGACCATATTTAAACACACCTTAACCAGCTACTCTAGGCATTCAGGACTCTAGGCAAAACGTCCTGTTTGAAGCAGACAGaaactaaactctgcaggacattgGCCCTCCAGCAGCAGGATTGTACACCCCTGCCTATAGTCTCGTGGACTTAACAAACATGCGCAAGTAAAGGCCATGAGAATGGAAGTGCCATTTTGAGACAGGTcctatgtattattattattattattattattattattattattattattattattacaatgacattttttatagTTGGTCACTATTAAGGTTGTGGATTTGTGGTTTTAATTAACATCTTTTTATTTATCTGTTTAGGTGTTGTGACAAGAGATTGTGGACTTGTATCGATTTGAAGCGTTGTAAGTCCATCACCCCACTCATGCTGAGTGGAATAATTCGCAGACAGCCCATCACTTTGGACTTGAGCTGGACCAACATCTCCAAGAAGCAATTAAGCTGGCTTATTAACCGATTACCAGGTCAGTGTTCATGTGAGCAAGGATGTAGATCCATGTCATCCAAATCTGTGTTGGTATCACTAAATGCCTATGTGTTTGGATGCAGGACTGAGGGTTCTCCTCCTATCGGGCTGTTCATGGGTGGCCGTTTCGGCTCTCTGCACATCCAGCTGTCCTCTACTGCGTACTCTAGATCTGCAGTGGGTGGAGGGGCTCAAAGACCCCCAGATGAGAGACTTACTATCCCCTCCGACTGACAACAGACCAGGTATTGTAACAACATTTCGGATCAATATGTGCTGGGGGTGTAAAGGTACACAGAAGTCACAGTTTGGTACACACTTCAGTTTTGGGGTCACGGTTTGGTACGAGTTTGGTACAACAGGAAAAAGCAATAAATCACAGCTAGGttcttttttgtctattttgaaaaCACAGTTACCACCGAATGGCATTTAGTCCCCCCTGAGGTAGTTGGTACAGCATAGCCTCTTTTAGTGTATGAAGCGCTAAGCAGTAAACAGAATGCCCTCTTGCATAGGTCAACTTGTTTTGTAGGgctgatacaaaaaaaaaggtatttgtTCACAATCAGCTGCAAAACTATCCTCTTTGTGATGTTAGTGGAGCGCCATCACAAACATTAATTGAACCTCAGCATATAATAGGCTACTAGAAAGCATGTGTGCCATCTGAACTCATTTTGGATTGGTGCATGGACCGTCTCTCGTTTTCCTTTTCCATTGCATTACTGTGCACGCCCTCTTCTGGACTGGAGTGTGGATCGCCTGTAACTGACTATAGCTTAATTCctaaatcgccccctatacccttaaatagggtaCTATTTGAGGTGACAGCAaattgtagtggtgtccgaaaccatagtggatttTAATGAGTGCATTAATTTAATCCCACATTGCACCGCAATACCGAGTGTACAGCCAATGTAAACACAACGGCTATCCGAATTCACTcacttgttttcattcactcctttaaGTGAACTATTAGTGGATTAAAGTACAAAATAGTGATGGAGGGTTTAGGGggtgatttcagattcagcctttCTTCGTCCTCTGACTGCACTGAACCCTGAGGGTTTGGGACGGATACATGTACCGTAATATTTGCATATCCAAGACTCAGAATCAAATACATGCAACACAATTCACATTAATATTCTTTTTCTAACAGGTCAGATGGACACACGCAGCAAACTACGGAATGTTACTGACATGCGTCTGGCTGGTTTGGACGTCACGGACAGCTCTCTGCGTCTCATAATTAAAAATATGCCTCTACTCTCCCGTCTGGACTTGAGTTACTGCAACCATATCAATGACCAGTCAGTAAACCTGCTTACTGCTGCAGGGACCACCACCAGAGACTCCCTAACCGATGTCAACCTTTCTGGTAATTGCACTGTTTAAATATTCAGTCACAAATTCCATTTCTACAACAAATGCTTTCAAACTGTTAATATTCCCCACAAGTTAATATCCCTTTTTCACCAACATAGTGCTGGTGCCAGAGGCTAATCTTGAACTGTTGTTTCCACCAAAGATAAATGGGCTCCTTATTGTTCCCTTAAGGCTAATTCACACTGCTCCAATGCCAGCAGATTGTTTATTGTGTTTGATCGGATCAGTGTGTTACTCCTGTTGGTGTCCATTGCGTTTCGTCTgcgtatttttttaaacagttgtACATGTTTAATCTGTTTGTCAGTCATGGAATGTCTTAGCAGTGATGTAATCTGATGATTTTTGCATTGGTTGGAATCTGGTGTCTGCAGTGTGAACTAGCCTCTAAACCTGGTCTTGAACCAAATTCATTAGCAGCCAGCAGGCCAGCAAATGCCATCATCACTTAAAGTTTCCAGAACATCAACTCAGTCTGGCTACACTGACGCAAAGAAAATGCTCTCATTTTAATCTGTGAAACCTGTGGGCAGGTTACGTCATTTGGCTCATAAATTGGAACTGTGGGCATGTTTAGAGTGAGATCCTGTGTTTCATGTTTAGAGTGATGATTGTAAACTAATGAAGACGAAGTGAGAGCTGTGTGCTCAGGCACTGCCGTTCTCAGTgcagtcaaaataaaagtccaacGCGCCGTCAAAATAAATTTCACAACAACTAGTGCAGCTTACGTCACTTTAGAGTTCCTACTTCCAGTGTGTATGCAACCAGGTAAACGGCCATAGGGAAACTTTTAGTTCTCAAGAAACCACCTTGGTGGTTAGTTCCTAAAatttaagccccgtttccaccgaaattacccagaacaatttAGGATTCAATTTGGGACTGCGTGCGACTTTACAGTTCTCACTGGATTTCGTCCTCCGCATATAAGCTTAATAAAGCCTTAACCTCAACGTCTGTCCATCGGgtgtattttttaaacttcatTGTTAATGTTGATTCGAATAGCAAACAATTCTTACTGCACGCACTGCAACAGACTtttaggttgaaataaaatgctgcgtgaactcaaccaatcagcgtTTTCAGCGTCCAAGTCCCACCCCCGAATCTTCTTTTAAGGTAGAACTTTGACAAAGTACTACCTCGTGAGCAGTTTTTACCCAGAACAtaatttagaccctggttcctgtggtCGAAAAACACACGAGTACCACCCAAGCGGCAACCCCCCGCAGTCTCTCttaaagccaatacggaagtaatttaaactaatttaaagcaattcctcgactggccactagggctTCAGAAGGaaagcagaatctcattgagcgcCAGGTTAAAATTTCCAACTTTACCgcaattttttttaccaaagttttttagcttttagtgtgactgtgttagccttaaagttatgaataagctggtatgttccaaaacaatgataaaatttgcatttaggagatataagcattcaaaattaacagtctctcacttccgttaaaatgAACCTCAGAtgttgatgacatcatcgcagacttcaccttatcgtcaaatcttctgtccaatcaaaatgccctttagaatctaaagcccgccccctacgctgctgaagctgcggctgaaatcggtcagttgttaacacacatttactaattcctacatggtgaaaggcacatagcacactatatatgtgataggaaacgattcagtgtaaatatgcttttatttgaggcgaatgaagtctgttttcacattAGTTTCACGCACCACGGCAGCAGACAcacaccaacggctctggtctaaatttagactacagacacgagagcagCGCGGTTCAAATGTACGTGTCCgtgcagacaacaaacatatcggacccatttTAATTCTgtacagaatgctgcattttaaagcgatatggaggagattatgatgatatggtgttagaggaaactggcttcaccaaacagaaaggtcctCTCTAGTCAAACTATATATTAACGAAacactattggctgtttcaaaaaaggggaggagctgctaacagcaagagccgtttcaggggaaattacgtcaacacattgaataatgcagggcgttccaaagcacttcagtgggcctttaaaggtctgcataattaaggccggggacacactgcaagcgtgccgtgagcgtctctGCTACGTgccgtgtccgtttttatttcggctcccatgttaaccagttagagcttgcatactgcctgcgtcacaCGCGTGGCTCACGAGCGTTCCAAGCCGcacggaaaacgcgtgcatgcttcaaatagaagtgACGcatatttttcacgcgacacgcgagcgtgttggaagcgtttccaggcaaaatagaataggaaatgcggtttttatgtcattttgacatgaatacatattaataaatgacattttcatgtttgtaggttaacataaatgcagataggcctaattgtaataataaaaaacaacataattatcgattttgaaatattaaacctgtcaatacagaactaaatattctgtagcctttaacatgaagtatagggcttccctgtacattaatagcagcaggCACAGCGCCACGTCAGACACGCTTCAGGTGtgtaaagacagagaaaacgtcAGGCAGCTGCCCTGTGGATGACACGCTACAGAAACGCCActcttgcagtgtgtccccggcctaagGGTGTGCCCACatgtgacgtcacagacactacgtccatatttttgtATACAATCTATGATACCACCCCAAAGTCTCTAGTttctggggaaagttcctgcaTTGCGAAAGCCCCTATTGGTATACTTAGGACCAGTGGTATACCTGGCTGGGACTaacaaatagttttaaaaaatgttgggttcaCTGAGTCTAATGCTGTAAAACTGTTAATTCCCGCTCCCTGATTACTGATCTCTTCTTTCTGAATTCTCTCTTTAGTGTGTAACAGGGTCACTGATCAGTCACTGAGTTACTTCAAACGCTGCGGAAGCATCTGCCGCATTGACCTGCGATTCTGCAAGCAGGTGAGCCGACAGGCATGCGAGCGCTTCA
Proteins encoded:
- the kdm2ba gene encoding lysine (K)-specific demethylase 2Ba isoform X1, producing MAMSLSADDEDYDSDTAEQQRLPNRPKPKMAASTATTPAATTSSSTATAVKLPSNRTSSGARRRRTRCRKCEACVRTECGECHFCKDMKKFGGPGRMKQSCIMRQCIAPVLPHTAVCVVCGEAGKEDTLDDEDEKFNAMLMECSICNEIVHPNCLKVKDAAGVVNDELPNCWECPKCNYAGKTGKACKQKRGPGFKYASNLPGSLLREQKVGRDGREEGEQTSTGAPSIKRKSEREETPRLKTEDLPSRLPPLLTPSGLPRPRSEVPNFLRKKRKLFDDDEEEEEASAKKKPKKPWRPEETLIPKLSHMKTEEDEDNSDEEEERQEKREPPRRSFKKDYSTVRKEEEHEEERREERDSPFRSLKEFNILRKEEGQEEEKEEDDEEEEEENNGKRGRDSSPVLKNHSLALESDASRCSSPRAGPSSEGSETQEKAPRARARRHRRKPPNRQLSAELSKQLNMEIRRTEHSLANENQQPLKSEPEDSENEEPKRGLRNGTTGNGGGGGGVERGAGGEGGGERPHLRAREMNGTSWELRHFYPPQITPLGLNRSSPTVRPLPARSPPKCVQMERHVIRPPPICPPPDRLPQADGRNHIAPREAWLAIFSHLSHRELCVCMRVCRTWNRWCCDKRLWTCIDLKRCKSITPLMLSGIIRRQPITLDLSWTNISKKQLSWLINRLPGLRVLLLSGCSWVAVSALCTSSCPLLRTLDLQWVEGLKDPQMRDLLSPPTDNRPGQMDTRSKLRNVTDMRLAGLDVTDSSLRLIIKNMPLLSRLDLSYCNHINDQSVNLLTAAGTTTRDSLTDVNLSVCNRVTDQSLSYFKRCGSICRIDLRFCKQVSRQACERFIAEMSVIVPFKLQEDKLLQKLHSTP
- the kdm2ba gene encoding lysine (K)-specific demethylase 2Ba isoform X2; protein product: MAMSLSADDEDYDSDTAEQQRLPNRPKPKMAASTATTPAATTSSSTATAVKLPSNRTSSGARRRRTRCRKCEACVRTECGECHFCKDMKKFGGPGRMKQSCIMRQCIAPVLPHTAVCVVCGEAGKEDTLDDEDEKFNAMLMECSICNEIVHPNCLKVKDAAGVVNDELPNCWECPKCNYAGKTGKQKRGPGFKYASNLPGSLLREQKVGRDGREEGEQTSTGAPSIKRKSEREETPRLKTEDLPSRLPPLLTPSGLPRPRSEVPNFLRKKRKLFDDDEEEEEASAKKKPKKPWRPEETLIPKLSHMKTEEDEDNSDEEEERQEKREPPRRSFKKDYSTVRKEEEHEEERREERDSPFRSLKEFNILRKEEGQEEEKEEDDEEEEEENNGKRGRDSSPVLKNHSLALESDASRCSSPRAGPSSEGSETQEKAPRARARRHRRKPPNRQLSAELSKQLNMEIRRTEHSLANENQQPLKSEPEDSENEEPKRGLRNGTTGNGGGGGGVERGAGGEGGGERPHLRAREMNGTSWELRHFYPPQITPLGLNRSSPTVRPLPARSPPKCVQMERHVIRPPPICPPPDRLPQADGRNHIAPREAWLAIFSHLSHRELCVCMRVCRTWNRWCCDKRLWTCIDLKRCKSITPLMLSGIIRRQPITLDLSWTNISKKQLSWLINRLPGLRVLLLSGCSWVAVSALCTSSCPLLRTLDLQWVEGLKDPQMRDLLSPPTDNRPGQMDTRSKLRNVTDMRLAGLDVTDSSLRLIIKNMPLLSRLDLSYCNHINDQSVNLLTAAGTTTRDSLTDVNLSVCNRVTDQSLSYFKRCGSICRIDLRFCKQVSRQACERFIAEMSVIVPFKLQEDKLLQKLHSTP